DNA sequence from the Sphingomonas sp. genome:
GGTCGAAGGTTCGGTGAGCCGCCCTTGCGACGGATCGGCGGCGCAGCGGCTGGCGTTGCCGGAAACAGGCCCCGGACCGATGCGTTTGGGCGATGCCTGCCTGGCGCCGCGCGGCGGCGGGAACTACCCGCCGCTCGTTCCGCTGCGCTGCGACGGATCACCCGGGCAAAGCTGGACGATATCCGCCGATCATGTCGTGCGGAACGGCGAGGGACGATGCCTGGCCCTGCTCGCTTTGTCTGCGCGCGATGGCGCGCGCGTCTATGCCGCGCCCTGCCCCGCGCGCTACCCGCCGCAGGCCTGGCGGATCCGGGCCTTCGACTCCCTCGGTTATGCGCCAACGCGCGGGCGGCTGCGCTGGGCGCCTCGGCCCGATCTCTGTCTCTCCCTTGTCCGGCCGGGCACCTTCATCGGGCTGGAGCCGTGCGCCGAGGTGCACCGCTGGGAGCAGGTCTTTTCCTTCGATCGCCGCGGCCCGGGACAGTTCCGGATGTCGGGCACCTGCCTCAGCGGCAATGCCGGCAGCGGCGGGCTCGCCTTGCGCCGTTGTCGGGTGAATCCGGAGATGCACTGGTTGCTGGAGGAAGGTGGTGCACTCTCGAACGGGGCCTCGCATTGCATCGAGCCGCGCCTGACGAATGGACGCTGGGTGGCCGCGCTGACATTGTGTGCCGCAATCCGGGAGCAACGCTGGACCTTCGAGGAGATGGCGCCGCCATGATCGCCTTCCCGGGCGCCGGATGCGGCCCCCGTCGGCGGGTCAGGCGGCCCGGCGTTCGGACGAGAAATCGGCGAGCCAGGCGCGGGCCTGGCGTTGCGCCTCGGCGATCTCCCGCGCGGTCATCTCTTCGGAAATGTCGGCGCGACATTCCTGCGCCAGCGTGCTGCCGTTCAGGGCCGCCAGATTGAACCATTTGTGCGCTTCGACGAGATCGACGGCGATCCCGCCGCTGCCGGTCGAATAGGCGACGCCCAGTTCGTAAAGCGCCTTGACGTCACCCGACGCCGCATCGGCGATGCGGCTTTCGATCAGGAACGCGGCTGCTTTCGCGCTATGTGCCATGGAAAATCCCCCACACCTGCGTGTCCGGGACGATGTCTGGCGCACCACTTCCAAACAAATGGTTAACGCGAAAGTGACAATGTCAGGTGTGCACTAGGCCGGCAGCACCGGCAGATTGTCGATGAGGCGGGTGCGGCCGATCCGCGCGGCGGCGAACAGGCGGGCCGGGCGATCGAGCGCGGCGAGCGGCGCGAGCGTCTTGGCGTCGCACAACGCCACATAGTCGATCGGATCGAAGCCCGCCTCGGCGAGCCGCGCTTCGGCCCGCGCCAGCACCTCCGCGACCGCTTCTCCCTCGCCCAGCGCCCGCGCCGCCTCGCCCAGCGCGCGGGGCAGGGCGCGCGCGGCCTTGCGCTCCTCGTCGGTGAGGTAGGCGTTGCGCGAGGAGAGGGCCAAACCGTCGGCGTCGCGCTGGGTCGGCACGCCGACGATCCCGATTCCCATGTCGAGATCGCGGACCATCCGGCGGATCACGCAAAGCTGCTGATAGTCCTTCTCGCCGAACAGGGCGATGTCGGGCCGAACCTGGTTGAACAGCTTGGCGACGACGATCGCGACCCCGTCGAAATGGCCGGGCCGGGCGGCGCCGTCGAGCCCGTCGGTGATCCCGCCGACATTGAGCGTCGAGGCGAAGCCTTCGGGGTACATGGTCGCGGCGTCCGGTGCCCAGAGGAGCGCGCAGCCCGCTTCCTCCAGCATCCCCGCATCCGCCGCCTCGCGCCGCGGATAGGAGGACAGATCCTCGTTGGGGCCGAACTGGGCGGGATTGACGAAGATCGAGGCGACGACATGATCCGCCCGGGCGCGGGCCTCAGCGACCAGGGCCATGTGGCCGGCATGGAGCGCGCCCATCGTCGGCACGAGGGCGACCGTGCCGCCTTCCGCGCGCAACGCGGCGACGGCGGCGCGCAGCGCCTCGATCTCACGGATGATTTGCACCGCCTGTTGGCCTCCGATAGAGGAAATCGCGCGCGGCTCTTTGGGCGCGCCAAGGTTCAAGATCAAGTCTGGGGCAGCGTCGACATGGCCGGAACGGGCCCGCATTTCCTGGTATTCGCCAACGAAAAGGGCGGCACCGGCAAGTCCACCACGGCGGTGCACAGCGCCGTTGCGCTCGCCGCGCGCGGCCGCCGCGTCGCCGCGATCGATCTCGACACGCGCCAGCG
Encoded proteins:
- a CDS encoding SEL1-like repeat protein, with the protein product MAHSAKAAAFLIESRIADAASGDVKALYELGVAYSTGSGGIAVDLVEAHKWFNLAALNGSTLAQECRADISEEMTAREIAEAQRQARAWLADFSSERRAA
- a CDS encoding RICIN domain-containing protein, with translation MIRWPVPVSVLLAALWLPPASARTLEPATLPGMCVTIDPVEGSVSRPCDGSAAQRLALPETGPGPMRLGDACLAPRGGGNYPPLVPLRCDGSPGQSWTISADHVVRNGEGRCLALLALSARDGARVYAAPCPARYPPQAWRIRAFDSLGYAPTRGRLRWAPRPDLCLSLVRPGTFIGLEPCAEVHRWEQVFSFDRRGPGQFRMSGTCLSGNAGSGGLALRRCRVNPEMHWLLEEGGALSNGASHCIEPRLTNGRWVAALTLCAAIREQRWTFEEMAPP
- the panC gene encoding pantoate--beta-alanine ligase translates to MQIIREIEALRAAVAALRAEGGTVALVPTMGALHAGHMALVAEARARADHVVASIFVNPAQFGPNEDLSSYPRREAADAGMLEEAGCALLWAPDAATMYPEGFASTLNVGGITDGLDGAARPGHFDGVAIVVAKLFNQVRPDIALFGEKDYQQLCVIRRMVRDLDMGIGIVGVPTQRDADGLALSSRNAYLTDEERKAARALPRALGEAARALGEGEAVAEVLARAEARLAEAGFDPIDYVALCDAKTLAPLAALDRPARLFAAARIGRTRLIDNLPVLPA